One Leifsonia shinshuensis DNA window includes the following coding sequences:
- a CDS encoding SGNH/GDSL hydrolase family protein, which produces MGFLKPVFWVGGAAVAVAAGAVAGRAWVAQQRASLAAGKERINQTLPVHSAWWRDHAKTEGEILYVAIGDSAAQGIGASAPRNSYVGVIADHIRSATGRSVQVVNLSVSGATVALAVADQLPRLADHAPDIVTVSIGANDIGDFDAERFREGIRRVLDAVPPDAIVADLPYFYLPRNERKVAVANGILREAAAERGLTVVPLHEAMRREGWRGVMQQFADDWFHPNDRGYRVWASAFLPAVIEQATAKFPRRAAL; this is translated from the coding sequence ATGGGGTTCCTGAAGCCGGTGTTCTGGGTGGGTGGCGCAGCCGTGGCGGTCGCCGCCGGCGCAGTGGCCGGGCGGGCGTGGGTGGCGCAGCAGCGCGCCTCGCTCGCCGCCGGGAAGGAGCGCATCAACCAGACCCTGCCCGTGCACTCCGCGTGGTGGCGCGACCACGCCAAGACGGAGGGCGAGATCCTGTACGTCGCCATCGGGGACAGCGCCGCGCAGGGGATCGGCGCCTCCGCGCCCCGCAACAGCTACGTCGGTGTCATCGCCGACCACATCCGGTCCGCGACCGGGCGCAGCGTCCAGGTCGTCAACCTGTCCGTGTCCGGGGCGACCGTCGCGCTGGCCGTCGCCGATCAGCTGCCGCGGCTCGCCGACCACGCGCCCGACATCGTCACCGTCTCGATCGGGGCCAACGACATCGGGGACTTCGACGCCGAGCGGTTCCGGGAGGGCATCCGTCGGGTGCTCGATGCGGTGCCGCCGGACGCGATCGTCGCCGACCTCCCTTACTTCTACCTTCCGCGCAACGAGCGCAAGGTCGCGGTCGCGAACGGGATCCTCCGTGAGGCGGCCGCCGAGCGTGGGCTGACGGTCGTCCCGCTGCACGAGGCGATGCGGCGGGAGGGGTGGCGCGGGGTCATGCAGCAGTTCGCGGACGACTGGTTCCATCCCAACGATCGCGGTTACCGGGTGTGGGCGTCCGCGTTCCTGCCCGCGGTGATCGAGCAGGCGACGGCGAAGTTCCCGCGGCGGGCCGCGCTCTAG